One window from the genome of Pararhizobium gei encodes:
- the exoR gene encoding exopolysaccharide production regulator ExoR, with protein sequence MLIRGYRSSIFVALSVVLALAAQGQDARAFDPNAGVNKESGPFALFKFGFSAYKDGRKDEAVEAYRYAAEKGHTGSRWALANMYAYGDGVAENDLEAFKIYSDIAEKGVEPGSEDTGYFVNALISLAGYYRRGIPGSPVKSDLSQARQLYFQAASTFGVAEAQFQLAKMLLSGDGGSVNVQQAKKWLNRARKNGHAGAMGVFGNVIFQEGQSARGLAYMTAALDQCSPKDRPWLQSLQEQAFSIANEEDRRTAVAMASNIHLDSDD encoded by the coding sequence ATGCTGATACGTGGTTACCGGTCGTCGATATTCGTTGCGTTGAGTGTTGTGCTTGCACTGGCGGCGCAGGGGCAAGATGCCCGTGCTTTCGACCCCAATGCCGGCGTCAACAAGGAATCGGGGCCTTTTGCCCTCTTCAAATTCGGGTTCTCCGCATACAAGGACGGCCGCAAGGATGAGGCTGTCGAGGCCTATCGCTATGCTGCCGAAAAGGGTCATACCGGTTCCCGCTGGGCGCTCGCCAATATGTACGCCTATGGCGATGGCGTGGCTGAGAATGATCTGGAAGCCTTCAAGATCTATAGCGACATTGCCGAGAAGGGTGTCGAGCCCGGCTCGGAAGATACCGGCTATTTCGTCAATGCCTTGATTTCGCTTGCCGGCTACTATCGCCGGGGCATTCCGGGAAGCCCGGTGAAAAGCGATTTGAGCCAGGCACGCCAGCTCTATTTTCAGGCTGCTTCGACCTTTGGTGTCGCCGAGGCGCAGTTCCAGCTAGCGAAGATGCTGCTGTCAGGCGATGGCGGTAGCGTCAACGTCCAGCAGGCCAAGAAATGGCTCAACCGGGCCCGCAAGAACGGTCACGCCGGCGCTATGGGCGTCTTCGGCAATGTCATCTTTCAGGAGGGGCAAAGCGCCCGTGGCCTTGCCTATATGACCGCCGCTCTGGACCAGTGTTCGCCAAAAGATCGTCCCTGGTTGCAATCACTGCAGGAGCAGGCCTTCTCGATAGCGAATGAGGAGGATCGCCGCACGGCTGTCGCCATGGCGAGCAATATCCACCTCGACAGCGACGACTGA
- the xth gene encoding exodeoxyribonuclease III, which translates to MKIVTWNINGVRARIDVLTAWLRESQPDIVCLQEIKTVDEGFPRAEIESLGYTVETHGQKGFNGVAILSKIKPDEVNRGLPGDDTDEQSRFMEAVFSIKGGAIRVCSIYLPNGNPVETGKFPYKLSWMERLNAFAQSRLALEEPLILAGDYNIISEPYDCWDVKVWQNDALYQPQSRQAFRRLENLGFTDAVRASSDAAPLYTFWDYQGGCWPKNFGIRIDHLMLSPEASDRLVSTSIEKHVRAWEKPSDHVPVAAEFAFPV; encoded by the coding sequence ATGAAAATCGTCACCTGGAACATTAATGGCGTCAGAGCTCGCATCGATGTCCTGACCGCCTGGCTTCGCGAGTCCCAACCCGACATCGTCTGCCTGCAGGAAATCAAGACCGTGGACGAAGGCTTTCCCCGCGCGGAGATCGAATCGCTTGGCTATACGGTGGAGACGCATGGCCAAAAAGGCTTCAACGGCGTCGCCATCCTGTCGAAGATCAAACCGGACGAGGTCAATCGCGGCCTGCCCGGCGACGATACGGACGAGCAGTCGCGCTTCATGGAAGCCGTTTTCTCGATCAAGGGCGGAGCAATCCGCGTCTGCTCGATCTATCTCCCGAATGGAAACCCGGTCGAAACCGGCAAATTTCCCTACAAGCTTTCCTGGATGGAGCGCCTCAACGCCTTCGCCCAAAGCCGCCTTGCCCTTGAGGAGCCGCTGATCCTTGCCGGAGACTATAATATCATTTCCGAGCCGTACGACTGCTGGGATGTAAAAGTCTGGCAGAACGATGCGCTGTATCAGCCGCAATCGCGACAGGCGTTCCGGCGTCTTGAAAACCTCGGCTTCACGGATGCCGTTCGGGCAAGCTCGGATGCGGCACCGCTCTATACGTTCTGGGACTATCAGGGAGGGTGCTGGCCTAAAAATTTCGGCATTCGCATCGACCATCTGATGCTGTCGCCAGAGGCATCGGACCGGCTTGTCTCGACATCAATCGAAAAACACGTCCGGGCATGGGAAAAGCCGTCGGATCACGTGCCGGTGGCGGCAGAGTTCGCCTTTCCGGTCTGA
- a CDS encoding OmpP1/FadL family transporter: MAHKKIKTALTAALAALLGTTTAHAGGLERGGYNIDLLFDPSDYAAEAAATYVNPQRELKNVRDTDTTTLYPPPGTPGYVPGAGGGDLNNRASNADDSEGYWVPRVGIKAGIGDSVDCMADYSQPWGAHLKPGLNWAGANSNIETKVESDNYAATCSYKWDAGRGQLRLIGGAFYQEVSGFKERLVQDFTQPVPFPLSGIGRLDLEGTGWGWRTGVAYEIPEYALRASLVYNSAVDLDDLAGTIDLRDVRGPAPVNYYDVTGFASMPDSLELKVQSGIAPDWLAFGSVKWTDWSQLQVLNFCPSGGGTMAQPCTSLDLVYRDGWTVSGGIGHKFNDQWSGAVSVTWDRGTSQGYGTQTDTWTVGTGVSYTPTESVEFRLAGAIGLLTGGSSGEVTYDGETVGDDVSYDFGDDLVTAISTSVRVKF; this comes from the coding sequence ATGGCTCACAAGAAAATCAAAACTGCGCTAACGGCGGCGCTGGCCGCTTTGCTCGGCACGACAACGGCGCATGCAGGCGGTCTCGAGCGCGGCGGTTATAATATCGATCTGCTTTTTGATCCGTCTGACTATGCTGCGGAAGCGGCAGCGACTTACGTCAATCCCCAGCGCGAACTCAAGAATGTTCGCGATACGGATACGACAACCCTCTATCCGCCGCCGGGTACGCCTGGCTATGTGCCGGGTGCCGGTGGGGGGGATTTGAACAATCGCGCCAGCAACGCTGATGATTCCGAGGGCTACTGGGTGCCACGCGTCGGTATCAAGGCCGGTATCGGCGATAGCGTCGATTGTATGGCTGACTATTCACAGCCTTGGGGTGCTCATCTGAAGCCTGGCTTAAACTGGGCCGGCGCCAACAGCAATATCGAGACCAAGGTCGAAAGCGACAATTACGCTGCCACCTGTTCCTATAAATGGGATGCAGGTCGGGGGCAGTTGCGGTTGATCGGCGGTGCATTCTACCAGGAAGTCAGCGGGTTCAAGGAAAGACTGGTTCAGGACTTTACCCAGCCGGTTCCATTTCCGCTCTCTGGTATCGGGCGGCTCGATCTGGAAGGCACGGGTTGGGGCTGGCGGACAGGCGTCGCCTACGAGATCCCGGAATATGCCCTGCGAGCAAGCCTCGTCTACAATAGCGCGGTCGATCTTGACGATCTTGCGGGTACTATCGACCTGCGCGATGTGCGTGGTCCGGCACCGGTCAACTACTACGATGTGACAGGCTTTGCTTCGATGCCGGATTCGCTCGAGTTGAAAGTGCAGAGCGGTATCGCGCCGGACTGGCTTGCTTTCGGCTCCGTCAAATGGACGGACTGGAGCCAGCTCCAGGTCTTGAACTTCTGCCCATCGGGTGGCGGTACTATGGCCCAGCCCTGCACCAGTCTTGATCTGGTCTACCGAGATGGTTGGACGGTTTCGGGTGGTATTGGTCATAAATTCAATGATCAGTGGAGTGGCGCGGTGAGCGTGACATGGGATCGCGGCACCAGCCAGGGATACGGTACCCAGACGGACACATGGACCGTCGGCACCGGCGTATCCTATACGCCGACGGAAAGTGTCGAGTTTCGGCTGGCCGGTGCCATCGGCCTGCTGACCGGCGGCAGTTCCGGTGAAGTGACTTACGATGGCGAAACGGTCGGAGACGATGTTTCCTACGATTTCGGAGACGATCTGGTCACGGCGATCTCTACATCCGTGCGGGTCAAGTTCTGA